The uncultured Celeribacter sp. genome includes the window ACTGCGTTCGTCCATCCATTGCCGATAGGCGATTGCAAAGCAATCTGCCGAGTGGGAGATGCGTACGCCGGCCTCGGTCAGAGTGGCTATCTAGGCTGATCCGGTGAATTGCGAGCCCTGATCCGTGTTTGTGATCTCGGGCGGACCGTGTTTGGCGATAGCTTCGCTCAAAGCCTCGCCGCAAAAGTCAGCATGCACTCGACCATTGTCCTCGGACCAATGGCGGACATGGTCTCGTTATTAGACGGGCGCCAGCTCAGTACCTTGCGGCTATCCCAAAGCCCTCCCGAATACCGAAAGGACAAAAGTGGACAACTTTTACGCCGCCCGCGACAACACAATGCCGCCGCTACCGTGATGGAGTACTGCTCCGCCGGTTACACTCTTCCGAAGGGGCCAATGATAAGTGCGGCCCGCCGGAGATCCTGCAAACCGATCAAGGGTCCCAGCTTACGTTCTTCGCCTGAGGTGATCGACTTCTGTAGATCGTTTTCAATAGCCTTGACGGCTTTGCAATCAGAACAGTGCCGCGCAATCCGCGATCCGGCGATCCACACGCGTGACGACTTCCCGCGCAATCTGATCCCGCAGATCGCCCCGCGCGAGCCATCGGCACATATCCTGCGCGCGCACGGTCATCTCGGCGCATTCAGCGTCATGTGTTTGGCACCAGTCGATACGTTCTTCGAAATCGCTCAAATCCGCTTTGAAAGGGACATAATGTTCCCAAGGGCGAAAATGCCCGGAAGCAAAGGTTTCGAAATAGCTTTCCATCACCAGCGCAAGGCTTCCGCTGTTCATTGTCCAGTAGAACGACGAGCCGACATCGGCTCCGCGCAGCACCAAAAGATATTTGTAGTGCAACATTGCCTGCTGTGAGAGGCGCGGTCGGGTCAGGGCGCGGGTGAAAGGATACTCTTCTAAAGGCACATTCTGGATCGCGCCGGTAAAACCTATGTCAAAGCGCGGATCGTCGATGTAGCGCTGCATCAGACGATGACGCGGGAAATGGTCGAGATGCTCGCGTGCCTCGTCTTCGCTTATTTGACCTTTGTTAAACTTTCGCATCAAGGGTTTCAGACGCAGCCCTTCACGTCGCACCTCACCGTGTCTGTCTGCCCGACCGCCATGGATGCCGCGCCAGGCGATGCGGTTTTCTTTTTTCGCCCAGGGCACGCGGTTCCAATCTCGTGGCCCCAAAAAAACCGGAGACCCTAGATCGTAATATGTCGGCAGGGGCCATAGAATTCGCCCGACGCTGCCGATTTCACGATTGAAGGTAAAGATCGGAAAAAGAGACCCGTCTGGCAGGGCAATATTGCGCAGGCGTCGATCTTGCATATCTACGATCACATCGCTTTGCACACCTGCGGCCAAAATCTCGCGCAGGCTGCCTTGTGCTTTGTTGCGATTGACAAAGCGGTTTTCGTTAATCAGACCGTCCAGCCCATCGGCGCCCGTCTCCAGCCCCCATCCGTTCTCCGGGTAAGGTCGTCCTTCGGTCCAGTTCCAAGCCACCGCAGAGCCACTTGACCCCGCCAGTGCCTGCGACCGGGCCTCTGGCGTTTGCGTCAGCCTGCGCTCAAGCACCTGTCCTAATTGGAGCCGGACAGACGTTTCTATGAACTCTGCATCATCCATAACAGCTTACCCGAAGTATCCGATCTTTTCCGCCAAGGCGCGCCCCTCTTCCGTCTCCAAAATCCGCGCAGCCATTTCATGGTGAAATACCACGGCCCTGTTATGCCAGTCTGTAAGCTCAGGATCATTGACAAAGTCCGCACGGATTTGACGTGCGAGGGGGGACGGCGTCACATACCGCAGATCTTCGTCGCCCTGCGTGTTATAGCTGTTCCAGTATTTCAGAGACTTCTGCAGGCGTGTGGTGCCGGCCACATCGCCCCGGTTTACCTTGATCAAATAGGCCTCGGCGCACCGGATCGCATAGTGATTGAGTTGCGCATATTGCACAGAGCTTAGAGCATCGAGCGCCTTGATCTGGGTGTCGGTATAGCTCGGTGGCAGCACATTCCCAGAGCCGTCCCGCCACACATATCCATCTTTTGAAAAGCTCTCCATGAGCGGCCTGTGGTTGCGGCGCAACTGAAATGGAACTGAATTGCGGTACAGTGTTTTGACTGCATTCAGAACGGGCCTGCCTTCCTCGGACAAGGCGCCGTAGGGTTTGTTGCGCTGACGGAACAGGCTGGGAGCGGGTTCATCGCACAAAGATTTTTGCCCGTTACTGTTATACGGAATTGAGGTCATCGAGACGGCATCGCATTCTCCGACCTGTTTCAAGAAAGCACCGAGCGTTTTCTCTGGGAGGTTGACCTGTAAAAATTCGTCTACATCGGAATGAAAAATCCATTCGGCATCGCGGTAGACATTGAACAGCTTGGCATAGCGCAGCGCCATGACCTGCCACTGGCCTTCATTTCGCCGGAGCATTTTGGGATTGGGCACATGTGTGACATGGCCAAGCTCTGCCAGACGATCCAGAATTCGGTCCGTCCCATCATTGCAATCGTTGGTCACGACAAGGAAATGATCGAAGCCAAGCGACATGTGATGCGCGACCCAGTCGAGGATATAGGGCCCCTCGTTCTTCATCGCTGTGACGATCATGTAACGGCTTTTCTTTGCCATGCTCAGAGCCCCTCCTTGCCAAACTTCAGCGTCTCCATGACGGCATCGACATTCGTAATCCCCTCGAGGACCACGAAAGACGCTCCGAGGCGGATTTGCACAGCACTGTCAGTTTCCGTGACATCCGGCGCGCCTGGCCAATCCGTCAGGTCGATCTGAACGTCTGGATGCCAATCCGTGATCCGGGTGAGCCCTCCATAGGCAATCACATATCGTGTTTTACCTGACCCACCGGTGATCGTGTTTTCACCGGTTCCAACGCGGATCGTGTCATCGCCCTCCTGCGATATGACCCGGTTGCGCCCCGGGCCCGTGTCGATATCCGAGGCGCCTTCGCCGTCATAAATCACATCGTTGCCGTGACCGCCCAGAATTGTGTTGTTGCCGGCGTTGCCATGGATTTCATCATTTCCGGTGCCACCATCCAGATGGTCGTGCCCGCCGCCGCCCCAGAGGTAATCATTGCCCGGGCCACCAAAGAAGCGGTTGCTGTCCTTGCGCCGTTTCGACCGCGCGATGAGCCGGTCATTCCCTGCCCCGCCGTGAAATTCGGCTCCGGAGTATTTCGGCCCGATCATCACGTCATCGCCCAGGGATCCCTGTACCTCAATGGTCACGCGCTCTGAGGTTTCAAACTCGATGGGACTGTCAGGATGCGCCACGATGCGGAGCCGTTTGCCATCGCGCGACCCATCGTCATTGGCGGCCTCGTTGCGCGAGACCACCGTGGCGATGCGGATCTTTTCAATATTGGCGGGTGCATGCAGCACATAATCATCCGGACCGGCCATATACCAAAGTGTATCCGTGCCGCCGTCTTTTTCCTCGACAATCTTTTCGGCGTCCGCGCCATAGGCCCAATAGTCATTATCTCCCCGTCCTCCGGCCATCACCACCGTGCCATCGACCGCCATCATCGCGTTGACGCCATCTGCGGGGTTCTCAAATCCCCGCAGATCGAGTCCGAGATCGAGCGCACCTTTGACAAGTTCTTCGCGCAGTTGTTCAAGCGGAGCGCTGGGGGCGATGTTTGTCGTCTCTCCCGGGTCGGCGATCAGGTCATAGACATGCTCCTCGCCATTGGGATAGCGGAAATAGCGATATTGGCTCAGCCCGTCGACCGAGGGGCGGACAGAGAGCGTGCCGAAGACGCAAGTGATCGGTGATTTGGTGCTGTCGAATGTGCCGAAACTGTCGTCGATCAGGGGCAGAAGGCTCTGTCCCGAAACCCAGTCGTGTCGATATGGCAACCCGGCGAGATCCATGATCGTCTTGGGCACATTGTGCAAGGACAC containing:
- a CDS encoding glycosyl transferase family 90, giving the protein MLERRLTQTPEARSQALAGSSGSAVAWNWTEGRPYPENGWGLETGADGLDGLINENRFVNRNKAQGSLREILAAGVQSDVIVDMQDRRLRNIALPDGSLFPIFTFNREIGSVGRILWPLPTYYDLGSPVFLGPRDWNRVPWAKKENRIAWRGIHGGRADRHGEVRREGLRLKPLMRKFNKGQISEDEAREHLDHFPRHRLMQRYIDDPRFDIGFTGAIQNVPLEEYPFTRALTRPRLSQQAMLHYKYLLVLRGADVGSSFYWTMNSGSLALVMESYFETFASGHFRPWEHYVPFKADLSDFEERIDWCQTHDAECAEMTVRAQDMCRWLARGDLRDQIAREVVTRVDRRIADCAALF
- a CDS encoding sulfatase-like hydrolase/transferase; this translates as MSFDRDNVRGDNLCVIWIDDMIDIFTWRNAFGVEIKTPNIDRLMAKGARFANAYATVPLCAPCRAELATGLSPFRTGLVDLNRLWRDVLPPAAAWQYDLRRAGFETFTTGKTDGNYKPMPEDYKRLLFHHDVEAKDKGGRRGVKDYLDGRGPGVAGVNHPNDDGSQDDHFFDFWVAQNAIDHLANLDPKRRHLIQLGFKHPHYNLVTPDRFYQMYDVDKITWPEIAATEDYNGPQPGMAVYELAYIVNGQWTPEKAGDEGWRQVVRAYFAACSHVDHEIGRFLDALETSEIAQNTSVILLSDNGFNLGNHDSFHKMSQWDSAAHVPLCLWSPRMETGTEVSLPVSLHNVPKTIMDLAGLPYRHDWVSGQSLLPLIDDSFGTFDSTKSPITCVFGTLSVRPSVDGLSQYRYFRYPNGEEHVYDLIADPGETTNIAPSAPLEQLREELVKGALDLGLDLRGFENPADGVNAMMAVDGTVVMAGGRGDNDYWAYGADAEKIVEEKDGGTDTLWYMAGPDDYVLHAPANIEKIRIATVVSRNEAANDDGSRDGKRLRIVAHPDSPIEFETSERVTIEVQGSLGDDVMIGPKYSGAEFHGGAGNDRLIARSKRRKDSNRFFGGPGNDYLWGGGGHDHLDGGTGNDEIHGNAGNNTILGGHGNDVIYDGEGASDIDTGPGRNRVISQEGDDTIRVGTGENTITGGSGKTRYVIAYGGLTRITDWHPDVQIDLTDWPGAPDVTETDSAVQIRLGASFVVLEGITNVDAVMETLKFGKEGL
- a CDS encoding glycosyltransferase family 2 protein gives rise to the protein MAKKSRYMIVTAMKNEGPYILDWVAHHMSLGFDHFLVVTNDCNDGTDRILDRLAELGHVTHVPNPKMLRRNEGQWQVMALRYAKLFNVYRDAEWIFHSDVDEFLQVNLPEKTLGAFLKQVGECDAVSMTSIPYNSNGQKSLCDEPAPSLFRQRNKPYGALSEEGRPVLNAVKTLYRNSVPFQLRRNHRPLMESFSKDGYVWRDGSGNVLPPSYTDTQIKALDALSSVQYAQLNHYAIRCAEAYLIKVNRGDVAGTTRLQKSLKYWNSYNTQGDEDLRYVTPSPLARQIRADFVNDPELTDWHNRAVVFHHEMAARILETEEGRALAEKIGYFG